In Bombina bombina isolate aBomBom1 chromosome 6, aBomBom1.pri, whole genome shotgun sequence, a single genomic region encodes these proteins:
- the DUSP1 gene encoding dual specificity protein phosphatase 1, with product MVNMEIGSMDCSTLKALLADRPHKCLILDCRSFFSYSSSHVIESSNVRFSSIVKRRAKGSMGLEHIIPNEDQRSRLIAGMYEAVVLLDERTSDLEMLRKDSTMMLAVHAMCRDPRGSRIFYLKGGYEAFSSQYPEFLNKCSPPVGLSLPLSANSVPGSADSNCTPCGTPLYDQGGPVEILPFLYLGSAYHASRKDMLDTLGITALINVSANCPNHFEDHYQYKSIPVEDSHKADISSWFNEAIEFIDSIKNKGGRVFVHCQAGISRSATICLAYLMRTNRVKLDEAFEFVKQRRSIISPNFSFMGQLLQFESQVLAPSCSAEAGSPSISVLDRGTSTTTVFNFPVSIPVHPAASSLSYLQSPITTSPSC from the exons ATGGTCAATATGGAAATCGGTTCTATGGATTGCAGCACACTGAAAGCACTTTTAGCAGACAGGCCACACAAATGCCTGATCTTGGACTGTAGATCGTTTTTCTCCTACAGCTCGTCACACGTTATAGAATCCAGTAATGTGAGGTTCAGCTCCATAGTGAAGAGGAGGGCAAAAGGAAGCATGGGCTTAGAGCACATTATCCCTAACGAGGATCAGAGGAGCCGGCTGATTGCTGGCATGTATGAAGCAGTGGTGTTGCTGGATGAGAGGACCTCTGACTTGGAAATGCTAAGGAAAGACAGCACCATGATGCTGGCAGTGCATGCCATGTGTAGAGACCCAAGAGGAAGCAGGATCTTCTATCTGAAAG GTGGCTATGAAGCATTTTCCTCTCAATACCCTGAGTTCCTCAACAAATGTTCTCCTCCTGTGGGGTTGAGTCTGCCTCTTAGTGCCAACAGTGTGCCAGGCAGTGCTGATTCCAACTGTACACCTTGTGGCACCCCTCTTTATGATCAG GGGGGACCAGTGGAAATTCTGCCATTTCTATACTTGGGCAGTGCTTACCATGCTTCCAGAAAAGATATGCTTGACACCCTTGGCATTACAGCCCTGATTAATGTTTCTGCAAACTGCCCTAATCATTTTGAGGATCACTATCAGTACAAGAGCATTCCAGTAGAAGATAGTCACAAAGCAGACATAAGCTCCTGGTTTAATGAAGCCATTGAATTTATAG ACTCTATAAAAAATAAAGGAGGAAGAGTTTTTGTCCACTGTCAGGCAGGCATCTCACGCTCTGCTACCATCTGCCTTGCTTACCTTATGAGGACCAATCGGGTAAAACTAGATGAAGCTTTTGAGTTTGTGAAGCAAAGACGAAGCATAATTTCACCAAACTTCAGCTTCATGGGACAGTTGCTCCAATTTGAGTCTCAAGTGTTGGCTCCATCCTGTTCAGCTGAAGCAGGTAGTCCTTCAATATCTGTTTTGGACAGAGGAACCTCTACCACAACAGTCTTTAATTTCCCGGTTTCCATCCCAGTCCACCCTGCAGCAAGCTCACTGAGTTATCTTCAAAGTCCTATCACTACGTCGCCTAGCTGCTAA